The genomic stretch TCAAGATTAGGAAAAGACAAATGGATAGAACCTTATACGGATGAAACATTGGAAACCATTCCTAAAAAAGGAGTTAAAAACCTTGCCGTGGTTTGTCCTGCGTTCGTATCAGACTGCCTTGAAACCCTGGAAGAAATTTCTGAGGAAGGAAAAGAACAGTTCATGCATGGAGGGGGTGAAAACTTCCATTATATTCCATGCCTGAATGATGAAGACCGATGGATTGAAGTAGTGAAAACCCTTTGTGAAGAGAAATTGAATGATTTTTACTTAGTATAATCATTTTATTACAATATAAAAGGGCTGCCTTATATCGAGGCAGCCCTTTTACTTTTTATGGTAATATTCTTTTGAATTAAAAATTATCATACGATCCGAACCATGCAAATTCTGTAGTATGTGGAACAGAAACTTTGTTTCCGGCTTTATCATACAGGGTTATTCTGGTCATTGTTTCTGATTCTCCATCCCAGGTTCTTCCTACCCAGTTATGATCCAGCTTAAATCCTTCTTTGAACATTTGCTCCGGAACATGTATAGAGGTCGAGGTTGGGGTAAAGTATTTCGTATACGATCTTGTTATATACGCTCCTGAACTGTTACTTCTGAATGAAATATCAATATCCATTCTTGAGAATTCATTGGTATTGTTAGAGTTCGCTTTCAGGTTAATCACTTTTACTCCTCCAAAACCTGTCCAACGTTTGTCTCCTTTGTAAACATAAGTGACAAGTTTAGCTCTGTCAACACTTGTGGGATTGTCCAATTCAAGCGTTTCATCACCAGCTACACTTCTCATTTGAGTAAAAATAGGATATCCATAGAAATTAGAGTCAAATTTCACGTTGAACATAGAATACAGATTATCCAATGAATTTCCCCAGAAAGGCTCTGTACTCTTATCTCCTGTAGTCATAACCGTTACTACTGATTTTGATAAAATATCAGTTGTTTCCTGGCTATATCCACCACCGCCTGATACTTTCCATATATTAAAGGTAGCTTCAATAGCAGATTTTACTTTTTCATAAGAGTATTCACTTTCAATTGCCAGATAAGCATATTTTCCATAAGTTACCTGCTTGGTAAAGTAAGGCTTGCTGGTAAAATATTGAGAAGGAACTCCTGTCTGCTGAATAGTTTTAGCATCGTTATTATGTTCAGGGGATTTAAAAAATCCATTTTTACTTGGTTCGAAAATCACATCGAATGAAGTGGCTACAAGTCTTGCAAAATAGATACTTTTATATTTTGTAGTATGTGTATTTTGGGACATTTTCGTAGTGAAGATCGTACCTAAGCCAACATTAAAAGA from Chryseobacterium indologenes encodes the following:
- a CDS encoding hemolysin: MKRIILFCCAVSLCLISCVRDNNNEEILHSDQSQKMGRFDNQPFTWDVSTVDKDHIFIGDNSTKAGVSGVNSAAGKNISVNSSTIYPGAVYPLNRIENFTFDSEVNYDKNPYDLIFSFSNPYVIEGIDSPKGFTTYSNMLSQAVTSKNFNDYINSGVKKSVDYSATECYSYSDVQKALSFNVGLGTIFTTKMSQNTHTTKYKSIYFARLVATSFDVIFEPSKNGFFKSPEHNNDAKTIQQTGVPSQYFTSKPYFTKQVTYGKYAYLAIESEYSYEKVKSAIEATFNIWKVSGGGGYSQETTDILSKSVVTVMTTGDKSTEPFWGNSLDNLYSMFNVKFDSNFYGYPIFTQMRSVAGDETLELDNPTSVDRAKLVTYVYKGDKRWTGFGGVKVINLKANSNNTNEFSRMDIDISFRSNSSGAYITRSYTKYFTPTSTSIHVPEQMFKEGFKLDHNWVGRTWDGESETMTRITLYDKAGNKVSVPHTTEFAWFGSYDNF